One Falco biarmicus isolate bFalBia1 chromosome 13, bFalBia1.pri, whole genome shotgun sequence genomic region harbors:
- the LOC130158063 gene encoding D-beta-hydroxybutyrate dehydrogenase, mitochondrial-like isoform X1 produces the protein MRGAALLLLGAALLLAGGGRCLGRRLLLLLLPRRARRALPAEGKAVLVTGCDKGFGHALAKQLHAKGFTVFAGCLLMDKNGDGARELKNMKSDRMKVLQMDVCSDQEVAQAVDFVKRTLKEPEEGLWGLVNNAGVSTFGEVEFASLDNYKKVAEINLWGTVRVTKAFLPLIRRAKGRVVNITSMLGRMASPSRSCYCVSKFGVAAFSDCLRQEMYRWGVRVILIEPSNFVAATGILTADSIDKQAEALWSGASHTVQEDYGWEYFTHHVALMKSFVNSGLKDMSLVLNDITDALTSPCPNNCYNPMETYWWVRLQVMTHLPTAIADWLYIPGATL, from the exons ATGCGGGGCgccgcgctgctgctgctgggcgccgcgctgctgctggcgggcggcgggcggtgcCTGGGCCGTcgcctcctcctgctgctgctgccgcggCGGGCCCGCCGCGCCCTGCCC GCTGAAGGGAAGGCGGTGCTCGTAACAGGTTGCGACAAAGGTTTTGGACATGCTTTGGCAAAACAGCTTCATGCGAAGGGATTTACTGTTTTTGCTGGATGCTTGCTCATG GATAAGAATGGAGATGGAGCCAGGGAGCTGAAGAACATGAAGTCAGATCGCATGAAAGTGCTACAGATGGATGTGTGCAGTGACCAGGAGGTGGCTCAGGCTGTGGATTTTGTGAAGAGGACCCTGAAGGAGCCAGAGGAAG GTCTGTGGGGTCTGGTGAACAACGCTGGTGTCTCGACCTTTGGAGAGGTGGAATTTGCAAGTTTAGACAACTACAAGAAGGTGGCAGAGATCAACCTGTGGGGCACTGTGAGAGTGACAAAGGCTTTCCTGCCCCTCATTCGTAGAGCTAAAG GCCGTGTGGTGAATATCACAAGCATGTTGGGACGGATGGCGAGTCCATCCCGCTCCTGCTATTGCGTTTCCAAGTTTGGGGTGGCAGCCTTCTCGGACTGCCTCCGGCAGGAGATGTACCGCTGGGGTGTCAGAGTCATCCTCATTGAGCCCAGTAACTTCGTGGCAGCTACAGGCATCCTGACGGCAGACAGCATCGATAAACAGGCTGAGGCACTGTGGAGCGGAGCCAGCCACACTGTGCAGGAGGACTACGGGTGGGAGTATTTCACTCATCACGTGGCCCTGATGAAGTCCTTCGTTAACAGTGGCCTGAAGGACATGTCTCTGGTCTTGAATGACATCACCGATGCACTTACTTCTCCGTGCCCAAACAACTGTTACAATCCCATGGAGACCTACTGGTGGGTGAGGCTGCAAGTCATGACTCACCTGCCCACCGCCATTGCTGACTGGCTTTACATCCCCGGAGCCACCCTGTAA
- the BDH1 gene encoding D-beta-hydroxybutyrate dehydrogenase, mitochondrial, with amino-acid sequence MLATKLSRPLLNFSVKALNFKGPRNGFRPVQRFCFPLLSPYDSRSYASEVDQIGSRAVLITGCDSGFGFALAKHLHAKGFVVYAGCLQKDTGGGGSKDLDNMNSDRMRTVQLNVCDSKEVDRAVEHVNNSLEDPEKGLWGLVNNAGISTFGEVEFTSMDTYMEVAEVNLWGTVRTTKAFLPLIRRSKGRVVNISSMMGRMGSPARSPYCITKFGVEAFSDCLRYEMQPQGVMVSIVEPGNFIAATNLYSPERIKAIADKMWDELPEIVRKDYGRKYFDEQVSKMETYCNSGSTDTSPVIESVTHALTSTTPYTRYHPMDYYWWLRMQIMTHMPAAISDRLYVY; translated from the exons ATGTTGGCTACCAAGCTGTCCCGGCCTCTCCTGAACTTCTCTGTGAAAGCCCTGAATTTCAAGGGCCCACGGAATGGCTTCAG gccAGTGCAAAGATTTTGCTTCCCTCTCTTGTCCCCATATGACAGCCGCTCTTATGCAAGTGAAGTTGATCAG attggcagcagagctgtgcttaTAACAGGTTGTGACTCAGGGTTTGGATTTGCCTTGGCCAAGCACCTGCATGCCAAAGGCTTCGTTGTTTATGCTGGCTGCCTGCAAAAG gaCACGGGAGGTGGTGGTTCCAAGGATCTGGACAACATGAACAGTGATCGAATGAGAACTGTCCAGCTTAATGTCTGTGACAGCAAAGAAGTGGACCGAGCAGTGGAGCACGTGAATAACAGCCTGGAGGACCCAGAGAAAG gGCTCTGGGGGCTGGTTAACAATGCTGGGATCTCCACATTTGGGGAAGTAGAGTTCACCAGCATGGACACCTACATGGAGGTAGCTGAAGTGAACCTGTGGGGGACCGTGCGAACCACCAAGGCTTTTCTCCCGCTCATCCGGAGGTCAAAGG GTCGTGTGGTGAACATCAGCAGCATGATGGGTCGGATGGGCAGTCCTGCCCGGTCACCGTACTGCATCACCAAGTTTGGCGTGGAAGCCTTCTCTGACTGCCTGCGGTATGAAATGCAGCCCCAGGGCGTGATGGTCAGCATCGTGGAGCCTGGCAACTTCATAGCTGCCACCAACTTGTACAGCCCCGAGCGAATCAAAGCCATAGCTGACAAAATGTGGGATGAGCTCCCTGAGATAGTGCGCAAAGACTATGGCAGGAAGTACTTTGATGAGCAGGTCAGCAAGATGGAGACGTACTGCAACAGCGGCTCGACAGATACCTCGCCGGTCATCGAAAGTGTCACCCATGCGCTCACCTCCACGACCCCCTACACCCGCTACCACCCCATGGATTACTACTGGTGGCTGCGCATGCAGATCATGACGCACATGCCCGCTGCCATTTCAGATCGGCTCTATGTTTATTGA
- the LOC130158063 gene encoding D-beta-hydroxybutyrate dehydrogenase, mitochondrial-like isoform X2: MGISTLFLHYMSLFTGLKVEDKNGDGARELKNMKSDRMKVLQMDVCSDQEVAQAVDFVKRTLKEPEEGLWGLVNNAGVSTFGEVEFASLDNYKKVAEINLWGTVRVTKAFLPLIRRAKGRVVNITSMLGRMASPSRSCYCVSKFGVAAFSDCLRQEMYRWGVRVILIEPSNFVAATGILTADSIDKQAEALWSGASHTVQEDYGWEYFTHHVALMKSFVNSGLKDMSLVLNDITDALTSPCPNNCYNPMETYWWVRLQVMTHLPTAIADWLYIPGATL, from the exons ATGGGCATTTCAACTCTTTTCCTTCATTACATGTCATTGTTTACTGGACTGAAGGTGGAG GATAAGAATGGAGATGGAGCCAGGGAGCTGAAGAACATGAAGTCAGATCGCATGAAAGTGCTACAGATGGATGTGTGCAGTGACCAGGAGGTGGCTCAGGCTGTGGATTTTGTGAAGAGGACCCTGAAGGAGCCAGAGGAAG GTCTGTGGGGTCTGGTGAACAACGCTGGTGTCTCGACCTTTGGAGAGGTGGAATTTGCAAGTTTAGACAACTACAAGAAGGTGGCAGAGATCAACCTGTGGGGCACTGTGAGAGTGACAAAGGCTTTCCTGCCCCTCATTCGTAGAGCTAAAG GCCGTGTGGTGAATATCACAAGCATGTTGGGACGGATGGCGAGTCCATCCCGCTCCTGCTATTGCGTTTCCAAGTTTGGGGTGGCAGCCTTCTCGGACTGCCTCCGGCAGGAGATGTACCGCTGGGGTGTCAGAGTCATCCTCATTGAGCCCAGTAACTTCGTGGCAGCTACAGGCATCCTGACGGCAGACAGCATCGATAAACAGGCTGAGGCACTGTGGAGCGGAGCCAGCCACACTGTGCAGGAGGACTACGGGTGGGAGTATTTCACTCATCACGTGGCCCTGATGAAGTCCTTCGTTAACAGTGGCCTGAAGGACATGTCTCTGGTCTTGAATGACATCACCGATGCACTTACTTCTCCGTGCCCAAACAACTGTTACAATCCCATGGAGACCTACTGGTGGGTGAGGCTGCAAGTCATGACTCACCTGCCCACCGCCATTGCTGACTGGCTTTACATCCCCGGAGCCACCCTGTAA